The window ATTTTTTAGGCTAGAATCATCTAATTTTTGTAAAGCAACAAACTGTAAATTTTGAAAATAATTAATACTCATTTTAAATTACTTCTAATTCTGCATGTAAAGCACCAGCAGCTTTTAAAGTCCTTAAAATTGAAATTAAGTCTCTTGGTGTAGCCCCAATAGCATTAAGCCCTTTTACTAGTTCCTGAACAGTAGCACCTTTTAGCAAAATAAGATTTTTCTTTTCTTCTTTTACCCCTAAATTAGTTCTAGGAACCACTGTAGTTTGCCCCTGAGATAAAGGATTTGGCTGGGATACCTGAGGCTCTTCTTGAACAACTATATGCAAATTACCATGAGATATAGCCACAGGAGAAATACTAACATGTTCTCCTAATACTATTGTTCCAGTTTTTTCATCTACTACAATTTTAGCTGGTGTATCAGGCGTAACTTCCAAATTCTCTAAAGCTGCAATAAAAGGTACCAAGTTGTGTTGGAATTTATTTGGAATTTTTATTTTAATAGTAGAAATATCTGGAGCATACGCCAAATTATCCTGAAAACTTTTATTAATTTTATTCACTATTTGGTTCGTGGTTGAAAAATCAAAAATTGATAACTCTAATGTAAGTTCTTTTTGTTGGGCAAAAGAAAAAGGTACACTTCTTTCTACAATAGCTCCACCTGGGATTCTAGCTACTGTAGAAATATTTTTCGATGCTGTAGCTGCTTGTCCGCCAGCAGAAAATCCTCCAACCGCCAAAGGACCTTGAGCAATCGCGTATACCTTGCCATCAATACCCTTTAAAGGGGTTTGCAAAAGCACTCCACCTAATAAACTAGAAGCATCTCCAATAGAAGATACCGTTACATCTAATTTACTACCTGGTTTTGCAGAAACAGGCATATTAGCAGTAACCATCACAGCTGCTACATTTTTTATTTTCAAACTGCTTTTATCTACTCTTACTCCCATATTTTCTAGCATGTTTACTAAGGATTGAATTGTAAATTCAGGATTACTCTTATCTCCTGTCCCAGCCAGTCCAACTACCAAACCATATCCAACTAATTGATTAGAACGCACTCCTCCTATCTGAGAAATATCTTTAATACGAACAGCTAAAGAAACACTGCTTATTAATAAATATAAAACTGCAAGAATTATTTTTTTAACCATTAAAAACTCTCCTAAAATGGCCAAATATTATCCAAAAGACGAGTTAACCATCCTGGTTTTTGTTTATCAGCTAATATTCCCTGACCATAAATCTCTATCTGAGCATTGGCCAAATAATTAGAAGAAATGCTATTATCAGGACCAATATCTCTACTTCTGGCCAAACCTCTCACCACAATAATTTGAGTTTCTCCATTCACCTGAATACGTCTTGCTCCTTCTATTTGTAAAACCCCATTAGGTAGTACTTTTACAACTCTTGCAGCAACTTTAGCTGTCACTTCTGCTTCTCTAGAAGTTTCCCCATCACCATTAAATTTACTTGTACTACTAGCAGAAATTAAAGGTGTACTGCCTACTGCCACTCTAGGTCCCATTGTAGGCCCTATCCCTACAGCAGAACCAAGAGGCACCAACCTCATATGTTGTTGCCCCAAAAAATTACTAACTCCTAAATTTATAGAAGAACTTTTTTGAGACTTTGTAGTTGCCTTATTTTTTGCACTCACACTTTCTACTATATTAACTACAACTATATCACCTATATGTTTGGCTCGATTATCAGCAAATAAAAAATGCGCACTCTCTTCCCTAAATAAACTACCAGGATTTTCATAAGTAGGTTCACTTTGAATATCTGGAAGAGGTGTTAAGGCAGGTACAGGAGTTGATTGTTTTTGACGAGGAGCACAACTAAAACATATTATTACCCCTAGTAATATTACAATCTCTGTAATACGCATATACTTTTTCTCCTTTTAAAATACTTGAACAATACCTGGTCCCTTTACTTTACCTTCTACAATTTTACCTGTTTCTAAATTTTTAACCTTAACCTCAGAACCCAAAATTCCATCTTGAAGAGCAACACCTATTCCTTGTAAACGAATATATTTTCCTCTAAACTCTAAATTTATCCTTTCTCCCTTACTTACCAAAGGTAGTAATTCTAATTTATTTAAAGTAATCACTTCTCCTATTCCCATACTTTTCTTAACCCGATAATTAAAATTCTTCCCAGACCAAACCTTACCAGAAATATACGCCAAATTTTTACGCTTATATGTAATCTTAGTTGGAGTTAAAGCTTCATGCCGCTGTATAGGCACTGCAATCACTGGCACTGCTTTCCAAACATCTACAAAAATATTTCCCATAAAAGTCTTTTTTACCACACCAAAAGTATCAATTATTTTTATCTTAAAACTATTTCTGCCTGGATGAAATTTTCGCCCTAATTCTATTTTTAATTTTTCTCCTCTATTTAAAAAAATGCCTTGACTAAAATTAAAATCGCGAAACGTTATATCCAGATGATTTGTATTTTGTTTAAAGAAACACTTAACCTTTTCTTCCAATTGGTTAGGAGAAAATACCTTTTCTGCTTTTTTTAAAACTATTTTATCTGGAATAATACAAGAATTTACACTTCTTCCAAGCACTTTTTTAAATAAACTATAAATATCTCTCCGCTCTATTACATACTTTTTATCATCTTTAACATACAAAATAAGTTTATCTTTTAAACTCATCCATTCCTGTGAACTCTTATTAAAGGAAACAACAAAATCTCTAAAATAAAAATTGCCATTTAGAGAACACACATATTTTTTTATTAAAAAGTATTGCTCATTATCTGCCATCAAAAATGCACTTTGCAAAACAAAAATACTTATTAAAAGCAATACTTTTTTCATTTTAATAACTACCTTTTCATATTCGTAGCAACTTGAAGCATTTGATCAGATGTGGTAATAGCTTTTGAATTTATTTCAAAAGCTCTTTGCCCTACAATCATATTTACCATTTCTTCCACCAATTCCACATTAGACATTTCTAAAAAACCCTGAGCAATTGTTCCTACATTATTTTCTCCTGGAGTACCTTCGGTTGGATCACCTGAAGCTTCTGTTGGTAAATATAAATTGCGACCAATACTTTTAAGACCACTAGGATTAATAAAAGTATAAAGTGGAATATCAGCAGCTGCTAATTCGTTGCCTTCCTTATCTAAGGCCGCAATATGTCCTGTTTCCGTAACAACTATATTTTGAGTTTCTGGTGGAACTGTAAATTCTGGCTGTAAAATATATCCATTTGCTGTAACAATCCTTCCTTCATTATCTAATTTAAATGCACCAGCTCTTGTATAAGCTGGCTTTCCATTAACCATTACTTGAAAAAATCCATCTCCCTCTATGGCTAGATCAAGAGGATTTCCTGTATTCTGATAATCTCCTTGAGAAAATAATTTGTGTACTGCAACTGGCCTTACACCTAAGCCAATTTGCATTCCAACAGGAATTCTTGTTCCTGCATTTTCAACACCAGCTATTTTTAAGTTTTGATACATTAAATCTTCAAACTCTGCTCTACTCTTTTTAAATCCAATTGTATTAACATTGGCTAAATTATGAGCAGTAACATCAATATTTAACTGTTGGGCAATCATTCCTGTTGCTGCTGTCCAAAGAGAACGCATCATTGTTCTACTCCTTAAATAATTTTAATTTATCTAATACTTCCTACTTGCAATATTACCTTATCATCCTGTTCTTTTGAAGACTGCATTGTTTTTTGCATAGCCTCAAAAGCACGTAAAGTTTCTATCATATTTACCATTTCTTCTACAACTTGCACATTAGAAGTTTCAAGATAACCCTGCTTTACAAAAACATCTTTAGATGGAATTTCCTGACCCTTATTTCGATCTAAAAGAAAAAGATTATTGCCAATTTTTTTCAACGCTTTAATATTAGAAACAGAAACAACAGCCAGTTTATCAACGATATCTCCATTTACAACAATCTCTCCGTTTTCATTTACAGTAATTACACCATTTTCAGGGATTTCAATAGGACCATTCTCTCCCAATACTAGATTTCCATGGGAAGTTACCAAATTTCCTGTTTTAGGATCTCTTTTAAAACTGCCATCTCTCGTATATCTAATTCCATCTGGTGTCTGAATCTTAAAAAACCCTTCTCCTTCTATGGCAAAATCTAAAGAATTTCCTGTAAGTTTTAATGTTCCTGGGCTTAAATCAACATATTCTCTGCTTAGACGAGTTTCTGACATCACTTTTGCTTCTGGCCATAAAATTCGTTTTTTAACGGTATCATTTGGATCTAAGTAATCTGAGGCAAACCTTGTAAATACGTCAACAAAAGCCAGTTTATCTTTTTTAAATCCCGTGGTATTCACATTTGCCAAATTATTGGCAATAGTATTTAGCCGAAACTCCTGGGTCAAAGCACCAAATAGAGCAGAATACATTGCTTTTTGCATTTTTTGCCTCCTCTAAAAGAAAGTTAGCAAATAGTAGACCAACTATTTAACAAAAATATAAAAAATATTTTCAAATTATGTATTTTTCCCTTGACAAGACTATAAAGATGAAGATTATAGAAATCTTGCCTGAGCGGGTGTAACTCAGTTGGTAGAGTACAAGCTTCCCAAGCTTGGAGTCGCGGGTTCGAATCCCGTCACCCGCTCCACTCCAGAGGAAATGCCGAGATGGAGTGGACCCCTTGGGTCCACTTTTTTTTTAGTGAGGAAGAAATGGATAAAAATTTACAACAATCTTTAGAAGACTTAATCAAAGAACAGTGTGCCCTGCACCAATTAGAGTATTGGGGGATAGAAATATCTTTTGGAAGGGGTAAAAAAGGTCTTTTAAGGATATATATAGACAAAGAAAATGGTATTACTATAGATGAATTAGCAAAATTTAGTCGAGAATTGGAAGTTGTTTTAGACATAGAAGATATAATTCCAGGTTCTTATAACCTAGAAGTATCTTCTCCTGGATTAAATAGAAAATTTTTTCATCCTAACCAACTTAAAAGATTTATAGGCCAAAGCATTAAGGTAAAATTAAAAGAACCAATAAATAAACAAAAAGTATTTAAAGGAAAATTGATAAAAGTAGAGCAAAATATTTTCTTTTTACAAACAGATAAGCAAGAAATAAAAATTGATTTTTTTGAAACAGAAAAAGTAAATTTAGAATATAAATTTTAGAAGAAGTGGAGAGAAAAATGAGTTTAGAATTAAAAAAAGTTATTGATCAAATTTCTAAAGATAAAGGTATTGATAGAGATTTATTAATTGATACTTTGGAAGAAGCAGTTAGGGTATCTGTTTACAAGAAGTATGGAGATGATATTGACGTTGAAGTCAGTTTTAATGAAGAAACCAATGAAATCGAAGTATATCAATTTAAAGTAGTTGTTGAAAATGTAGAAAATCCTAAAAATGAAATATCCCTTCAAGAAGCCAGAACACATGATGAAAACGTACAACTTGGAGATGAACTTGGTTTTAAACTAAGTATAGAAGACTTAGGCAGAATAGCAGCACAATCAGCCAAACAAATTATTATTCAAAAAATGCGCGATGCTGAACAAGAAATTATTTACGAAGAATACAAAGATAGAGTAGGAGAAATTATAAGTGGAATTATTCAACGTAGAGATAAAATGGGATGGATAATTAATTTAGGAAGAACAGAAGCTTTATTACCAAAAGATGAATTAATTCCTTCTGAGAGATATATAAGAGGAGATAGAATTCAAGCTTATATTATTGAAGTAAAAAAAGAAGGACGTGGACCTCAAATTATAGTATCTCGTTCTCACCCAGATTACCTTAAAGCTTTATTTCACAGAGAAGTTCCGGAGGTTGCAGACGGAACTGTAAAGATTATGGCTGTGGCTAGAGATCCTGGTAAAAGAGCTAAAGTTGCTGTGATGACTCAAGACTCTGATGTAGATCCAGTAGGAGCCTGTGTAGGTGTTAAAGGTTCTCGTATTCATAATATTGTTGCTGAGCTTAAAGGAGAAAAAATAGACATTGTTATCTGGAGCCCAGACATTGCTACTTATGCAGCTAATGCACTCTCTCCAGCCCGTATCTCCAAAATATTTGTAGATGAGGAAGAAAAAATTCTGGAAGTAATTGTGCCAGATGATCAACTTACTCCAGCTATAGGACAGAGAGGACAAAACGTAAAGTTAGCCTCTAAATTGCTAGGTTGGAAAATAGATGTTTATACAGAAACCCGTTATAATCAATTAAACGAAGATAAACGTATTTTAGAACAACTTGCAAGTGTAGCTGAAATTCCTATGCAAAACTTTTTAGATGCAGGCTTTGAAAGCCTTGAAGAAATAGAACAAGCAACAGAAGAGGAATTACTTTCTATAGAAGGGCTTTCTAAAGAAAAACTTAGTGATTTAAAAGCAGCAATTAATCTTTTAAAAACTAACAATTAAATGAAAAAAAGACATGTTCCTATAAGAATGTGTATAATTTGTAGAAAAAAAGCTCCTAAAAAGGAACTAATAAGGTTCGTGTGTATAATAGAAAATAATAAAAAAAAATTAATAGAAGATATTAAACAAACAAAACCAGGAAGAGGTTTTTACGTGTGCAGTCCAAAGTGTAAAGAAAAATTAAATACATTTAAGGGCTGGCTAAAGAAGTGTAAGGGGGTTAAGAACTAATGGCTAAAAAACGTGTTCGAGATTTGGCAAAAGAACTTGATGTATCTACAAAAGAAATTATTCAAATTTCAAGAGAATTAGGAATTCAAGTAAAAAGCCATATGAGTGGACTTACTGAAGAAGAAATTACAGCAATTACAGAAAAATTTAAAACCAAAAAGGAAAATAAAGAACAAATAGTAAAACGAAAAGCCCCTGATGGAGTTATTATAAGAAGAAGAAAGCAAACCAAATCACAAAAAAAAGAAACTACTAAAGAACCTACTCCAGATAAAGAAGAAAAAAAAATAGAATCTAAAAAAAGCCCAGAAAAAAAAGAAACTAGAGAAGTTAAGGCGAGAATTATTTCCACCCCAAAAGCCAGTCCTGTTAAAGAAAAATCTGTTGAAACAGAAAAAAAAGAAAAACAATTAGAAATAAAACCCAAAGATTCTCCCCAAAAAGAAGAAAAAAGGCCCAAGAAAGAAGAATCAAAACCTAAAGAAAAGAAAAAAATTAAAAAAAGAAAAAGATTTTCTGGAAAAAAAGAAGAAATAAAACCTAAAGTAAAAGTTATTGCACGACCAGAACCAAAACCTGAAGAACCTAAAAAAGAAGAATCACCTAAACAGAAGATAGAAAAATCAGTTGCTTCTACCACAAAGCCATCTACCCTAACACCCCCTAAAGAAACAAAAGAAGTAAAAGAAAAGAAAAAGACCAAAAAGAAAGGAAAAGCTGGGTGGACAGAAAAAGATATATTTGAGGAGAAGAAAAAGAAGAAAGGTAAGAAAATCCTAAAAGAAAAAAGTGCTAAACGCGTAGTAGATTTTTCTGATTTCTATGAAGAAGAAAAGGAAGAGGTCTTAGAACCTATTATAGAAGAAACCCCAAAACCAAAAGAAACAAGCAAAAAGAAAAAAACTAAAGGCAAAAAAACTGACAAAAAAGAAGACAAACCATCAGCTATTTCTACTCAACCAATTAAAAGTTCAAAGAAAAAAATTAAAATAGAAGAAGCTATAAGAGTAGCAGAACTAGCTCAAAAAATGGGAGTAAAGGCTCAAGATATTATAAAAATTCTCCTCTCTCTTGGAATTATGGCCACTATTAATCAATCTATTGATATAGATACTGCTTCATTAGTAGCAGCAGAATTTGGATTTGAAGTAGAAAAGAAAGGTTTCTCAGAAGAAGATTATTTACTTGCCAAACAAGAAGATAAACCCGAAGACCTTAAACCAAGACCACCTGTTGTGACTATTATGGGACATGTAGATCATGGAAAAACTTCTCTACTTGATGCTATCCGCAAATCTAATATTACCGCAAAAGAAGCAGGTGGAATTACCCAACATATTGGAGCTTATTATGTAAAAACTCCAAAAGGCGATTTGGTTTTCTTAGATACTCCAGGACATGAAGCATTTACAGCCATGCGCGCTAGAGGAGCTCAAGTAACAGACATTGTAATTTTAGTTGTAGCTGCAGATGATGGAGTAATGGATCAAACTAGAGAAGCAATAAATCACGCCAAAGCAGCCAATGTACCCATTGTAGTAGCAGTGAATAAAATAGACAAAGAAGGAGCTAATCCTGAAAGAGTAAAAAGAGAATTAGCAGAACTAGGACTTATCCCAGAAGATTGGGGCGGAGAAACCATTTTTACAGAAGTATCAGCTAAAAAAAGAATTGGTTTAGATGATTTATTAGAAATGGTTTTACTACAAGCTGAAGTTCTAGAATTAAAAGCAAATCCTAACAAACCTGCTAGAGGATATATTATTGAGGCCAAACTAGATAAAGGTCGAGGTCCTGTAGCAACAGTGTTAATAAAAGAAGGAACCTTACATCAAGGAGATGCCTTTGTCTGTGGGCTTAGATCAGGAAAAATAAGAGCCATATTAAATGATCAAGG is drawn from Desulfonauticus submarinus and contains these coding sequences:
- a CDS encoding flagellar basal body P-ring protein FlgI, whose translation is MVKKIILAVLYLLISSVSLAVRIKDISQIGGVRSNQLVGYGLVVGLAGTGDKSNPEFTIQSLVNMLENMGVRVDKSSLKIKNVAAVMVTANMPVSAKPGSKLDVTVSSIGDASSLLGGVLLQTPLKGIDGKVYAIAQGPLAVGGFSAGGQAATASKNISTVARIPGGAIVERSVPFSFAQQKELTLELSIFDFSTTNQIVNKINKSFQDNLAYAPDISTIKIKIPNKFQHNLVPFIAALENLEVTPDTPAKIVVDEKTGTIVLGEHVSISPVAISHGNLHIVVQEEPQVSQPNPLSQGQTTVVPRTNLGVKEEKKNLILLKGATVQELVKGLNAIGATPRDLISILRTLKAAGALHAELEVI
- a CDS encoding flagellar basal body L-ring protein FlgH, translating into MRITEIVILLGVIICFSCAPRQKQSTPVPALTPLPDIQSEPTYENPGSLFREESAHFLFADNRAKHIGDIVVVNIVESVSAKNKATTKSQKSSSINLGVSNFLGQQHMRLVPLGSAVGIGPTMGPRVAVGSTPLISASSTSKFNGDGETSREAEVTAKVAARVVKVLPNGVLQIEGARRIQVNGETQIIVVRGLARSRDIGPDNSISSNYLANAQIEIYGQGILADKQKPGWLTRLLDNIWPF
- the flgA gene encoding flagellar basal body P-ring formation chaperone FlgA, whose amino-acid sequence is MKKVLLLISIFVLQSAFLMADNEQYFLIKKYVCSLNGNFYFRDFVVSFNKSSQEWMSLKDKLILYVKDDKKYVIERRDIYSLFKKVLGRSVNSCIIPDKIVLKKAEKVFSPNQLEEKVKCFFKQNTNHLDITFRDFNFSQGIFLNRGEKLKIELGRKFHPGRNSFKIKIIDTFGVVKKTFMGNIFVDVWKAVPVIAVPIQRHEALTPTKITYKRKNLAYISGKVWSGKNFNYRVKKSMGIGEVITLNKLELLPLVSKGERINLEFRGKYIRLQGIGVALQDGILGSEVKVKNLETGKIVEGKVKGPGIVQVF
- the flgG gene encoding flagellar basal-body rod protein FlgG, coding for MMRSLWTAATGMIAQQLNIDVTAHNLANVNTIGFKKSRAEFEDLMYQNLKIAGVENAGTRIPVGMQIGLGVRPVAVHKLFSQGDYQNTGNPLDLAIEGDGFFQVMVNGKPAYTRAGAFKLDNEGRIVTANGYILQPEFTVPPETQNIVVTETGHIAALDKEGNELAAADIPLYTFINPSGLKSIGRNLYLPTEASGDPTEGTPGENNVGTIAQGFLEMSNVELVEEMVNMIVGQRAFEINSKAITTSDQMLQVATNMKR
- the flgF gene encoding flagellar basal-body rod protein FlgF; the protein is MQKAMYSALFGALTQEFRLNTIANNLANVNTTGFKKDKLAFVDVFTRFASDYLDPNDTVKKRILWPEAKVMSETRLSREYVDLSPGTLKLTGNSLDFAIEGEGFFKIQTPDGIRYTRDGSFKRDPKTGNLVTSHGNLVLGENGPIEIPENGVITVNENGEIVVNGDIVDKLAVVSVSNIKALKKIGNNLFLLDRNKGQEIPSKDVFVKQGYLETSNVQVVEEMVNMIETLRAFEAMQKTMQSSKEQDDKVILQVGSIR
- the rimP gene encoding ribosome maturation factor RimP — encoded protein: MDKNLQQSLEDLIKEQCALHQLEYWGIEISFGRGKKGLLRIYIDKENGITIDELAKFSRELEVVLDIEDIIPGSYNLEVSSPGLNRKFFHPNQLKRFIGQSIKVKLKEPINKQKVFKGKLIKVEQNIFFLQTDKQEIKIDFFETEKVNLEYKF
- the nusA gene encoding transcription termination factor NusA, which codes for MSLELKKVIDQISKDKGIDRDLLIDTLEEAVRVSVYKKYGDDIDVEVSFNEETNEIEVYQFKVVVENVENPKNEISLQEARTHDENVQLGDELGFKLSIEDLGRIAAQSAKQIIIQKMRDAEQEIIYEEYKDRVGEIISGIIQRRDKMGWIINLGRTEALLPKDELIPSERYIRGDRIQAYIIEVKKEGRGPQIIVSRSHPDYLKALFHREVPEVADGTVKIMAVARDPGKRAKVAVMTQDSDVDPVGACVGVKGSRIHNIVAELKGEKIDIVIWSPDIATYAANALSPARISKIFVDEEEKILEVIVPDDQLTPAIGQRGQNVKLASKLLGWKIDVYTETRYNQLNEDKRILEQLASVAEIPMQNFLDAGFESLEEIEQATEEELLSIEGLSKEKLSDLKAAINLLKTNN
- a CDS encoding YlxR family protein → MCIICRKKAPKKELIRFVCIIENNKKKLIEDIKQTKPGRGFYVCSPKCKEKLNTFKGWLKKCKGVKN
- the infB gene encoding translation initiation factor IF-2 yields the protein MAKKRVRDLAKELDVSTKEIIQISRELGIQVKSHMSGLTEEEITAITEKFKTKKENKEQIVKRKAPDGVIIRRRKQTKSQKKETTKEPTPDKEEKKIESKKSPEKKETREVKARIISTPKASPVKEKSVETEKKEKQLEIKPKDSPQKEEKRPKKEESKPKEKKKIKKRKRFSGKKEEIKPKVKVIARPEPKPEEPKKEESPKQKIEKSVASTTKPSTLTPPKETKEVKEKKKTKKKGKAGWTEKDIFEEKKKKKGKKILKEKSAKRVVDFSDFYEEEKEEVLEPIIEETPKPKETSKKKKTKGKKTDKKEDKPSAISTQPIKSSKKKIKIEEAIRVAELAQKMGVKAQDIIKILLSLGIMATINQSIDIDTASLVAAEFGFEVEKKGFSEEDYLLAKQEDKPEDLKPRPPVVTIMGHVDHGKTSLLDAIRKSNITAKEAGGITQHIGAYYVKTPKGDLVFLDTPGHEAFTAMRARGAQVTDIVILVVAADDGVMDQTREAINHAKAANVPIVVAVNKIDKEGANPERVKRELAELGLIPEDWGGETIFTEVSAKKRIGLDDLLEMVLLQAEVLELKANPNKPARGYIIEAKLDKGRGPVATVLIKEGTLHQGDAFVCGLRSGKIRAILNDQGKKLKKAGPSMPVEIQGIDGVPNAGEELIVVENEKIARKIAENRQTKQREKDLAKKNKITLESFLQAKLDGEAKNLNLVLKTDVQGSLEAVKDALLKLSSDEVKINIVHGGTGAISETDIMLAAASSAIIIGFNIRPTAKVKEVAEKENVEIRFYDIIYNLVNDIKDAMAGMLAPVIKEEYLGQAEVLQTFNVPKVGTVAGCMVVDGKLMRNAKIRLIRDGVVIYTGKLNSLKRFKDDVKEVQKGYECGVGLENYNDIKVGDIIEAFQEVEEKANIE